TGCTCTCCTACAAAAGAGAGGCTAAGCCTATCCATGGTTTGTGAGCTCGTGTAAGCAAAAGCTTTAGTTTGAAGTTTTTTTATTATTCCTATCAACTTATTGTAAATTGCGCCATCATTCACTAAAAATTGGCAAAAAGTTGAAAGAGGAGCTCACAACCGTACAAACCGCCCTTGATCTAGGTTTACTAGAAGAAGAATTTCAAAAAATTAAAGAGATCCTGGGAAGGACTCCAAACTTTACCGAGCTGAGTATTTTCGCAGTAATGTGGTCAGAGCACTGCTCTTACAAAAACTCTATCGTTTGGTTAAAAAAACTCCCCAAGTCTTCTGATCGTATGCTGGCCGAAGCCGGAGAAGAGAATGCCGGACTGGTAGATATTGGCGATGGACTGGCTTGCAGCTTTAAAATTGAATCTCATAACCACCCCTCTGCCATAGAGCCCTACCAGGGAGCAGCTACCGGAGTTGGTGGTATTAACCGCGATATTTTTACCATGGGAGCCAGGCCTATCGCCCAGCTTAACTCACTACGCTTTGGTGACCTTAGCAATGCGAAAACCCAGTGGTTACTCAAAGGAGTAGTGAAGGGGATAGGTGACTATGGTAATGCTTTTGGCATACCTACAGTAGGTGGTGAATTATATTTTGACTCTTGCTATCAGGTAAACCCTTTAGTAAATGCCTTCTCCGCAGGAATTGTAGAAACTGACAAAACTGCATCGGCTATATCTTATGGCGCAGGTAACCCCGTCTTTATCGTTGGTTCTGCTACAGGAAAAGACGGTATACATGGTGCTGCGTTTGCTTCTAAAGACATTAGCGAAGACTCCCTGAACGATCTGCCTTCTGTACAGGTAGGTGACCCTTTTCAGGAAAAACTATTACTGGAAGCCAGCCTTGAAGTTATTGCTTCCGGAGCAGTTATTGGTATTCAGGATATGGGTGCAGCAGGTATTATCTGTTCTACCTCTGAAATGAGCGCCAAAGGAGAACATGGCATGAATATCTGGCTGGACAAAGTGCCACTGAGACAGGAGGGTATGCTCCCTTTTGAAATACTCTTATCTGAGTCTCAGGAGAGAATGCTTATTGTGGTTAAGAAAGGTAAAGAGCAGGAAGTTCTAGATATTTTTAAGAAGTGGGACCTTAATTGTGCGCAGATTGGAGAAGTAACCGAAGATAAAAGCCTGAAATTCTATCAGGGGGGGGAGCTGGTAGCTGATGTGCCTGCTCATGATCTGGTATTAGGTGGAGGTGCTCCGGTATACCACCGTGAGTACAAAGAGCCCGCTTATTATCAGGAATTCAAACAGTTTAATCCGGATAGCATTCCACAACCTGAAAGCTATTCTGAAGTAGCTAAATTTCTGTTGAGTCATCCTAATATTGCGTCTCGCCAGTGGGTAGCCGAACAGTACGACTCTATGATTGGAACCGGTACAACAACTACCAATGATCCCGCAGATGCCGCAGTGGTACGTATAAAAGGTACAAATAAAGCTATCTCAGTAACCGTGGACTGTAACGGTCGCTATGTACATGCTGATCCTGAAGAAGGCTGCGCTATCGCAGTGGCAGAGTCTGCACGTAATATTGTTTGCTCGGGAGGAGAGCCTGTAGCCATCACCAACTGCCTAAATTTTGGCAACCCATATAATCCAGAGGTTTACTGGCAATTTGTGCATGCAATTATGGGAATGAAAAAAGCTTGCGAGAAGTTTAATACGCCAGTTACGGGTGGAAACGTAAGTTTTTACAACCAGTCTAACGACGGTGGTGCGGTATTCCCCACGCCGGTTATAGGTATGTTAGGTTTGCTAGATCATTATGACAAAAAAATGACAATGCATTTTAAGAATGATAATGATCAGCTTTATCTGATAGGTAAAGTAAATGCTGACCTTGCCAGTTCAGAGTACCTATATAGCTACTGCAAAGTAAAAAGCTCTACTGTGCCTTATTTTAATCTGGACGAAGAATATCAGATGCAGGCAGCCGTTAAAATGTTAATAGAGAAAGGACTTATAAAGTCTGCACATGATATCTCTGATGGTGGGCTTTTTATCACTTTAGCTGAGTCTGCGCTCGCTGGAAACAAAGGTTTTAGGATTAATACCGATAATTCTATTCGCAAGGATGCCTATCTTTTTGGAGAAGCACAGGGAAGAGTAGTAGTAAGTGTAAGTGAGAATAATACTCAGGCTCTTGAAGAGGCATTAGATGCGGCGCTGGTTGATTTTCAGCATATAGGTGAAGTTAATGGAAGTGATATGATAGTAGATGGCGAAAAGTTTATGAATCTACACGAAGCTAAACAATTACATAGTAATACATTGGCTTCATTTTTGAGCTAGATTAAGCAGTTTTTGATATAAAAGGTGTTTTTATTACACCTGCATTTATATAAAAATTTTAGGAATCACTCCGGGTTACTGGAGTGATTTCTTATTAGAGGGTATGAGTATTTTTAAGCTTTAAGTGAATTATTGCGCTATTTCTGAGGTTTTTATGTCTTATTATTCAAAAAATAATAAGAATAGTATAATTTTTTTGAAGCCAAAATTTTTTAAATCTGCTTTTAATAATTACTTTTGTAAAGGATATATAAGAATAATTTAAAAATATATTGCTTGTGTATAATTTTTTCCGAATGAAAAAAAGAAACTTCACTTTACGGCTTGGATTGATACTATTCGCATTGGTACTCCTCGCCGGATGCTACTCAAAAAAAGAACTGGTTTACCTTCAGGATAGTGAGTTCAATAAAGAATATCCAACTTCAATAAAAAATAGAAGACCTGATTATCGTGTACAGGTTAATGATGTACTTCAAATTGATGTAAGAAACCCTGATCCTACTACAACCGCCTTATTTTCTAAGAGTAGTGGCAACATGGTTAACGGGAATGTAAACCCTGCATATCTTTACCTTTCAGGCTATTCCGTTGACGATGGTGGCTTTATTAGCATTCCAATTGTTGGTAAGGTAAAAGTAGATGGCTTAACGGTTAACGAGGCGGAAACGCTTGTACAAACTGAAATAGATAAGTACCTTAACAATGCCTCAGTTGAAGTAAAGCTAGTGAGTTTCAAAATTTCTGTGTTAGGAGAAGTTAACAACCCTGGCTACCATTTAATATATAATGGCCAGGCCAACATACTGGAAGCACTGGCAATGGCAGGAGACATTACTCAATTTGGAAGCAGAGATGAGGTCAAACTTATTCGCCAGACTAATGATGGCTCAGAGGTAATTCTGTTAGACTTAAGAGATGCAGGATTAATGAACTCAAAATACTTCTTTTTGTTACCCAATGATGTGCTCTATGTAGAACCAAGTAAAGAACAGGTGAAGAGAGCAAACTTAGAGCCTCTGGGTGTTGTTTTCTCAGCACTAACTACCCTGGCTTTGTTTATCAATGCTTATGTAAACCTCACTCAGTAGAATTAATTAACATTTTCAACGATGGAAAACATTAAAAGAGTTAATGAAGGCAGCGCGGATATACTACCGCTACTTTATAAAATCAAGACAAAGTGGTATTGGTTTGCATTAAGCTGTCTGTTCTTTTTAGCCATAGCAATCGTGTATAGCAAATTTGCCGAAAAGCGCTATGCTGTACAGGGAAGCATACTGTTTGAGGCTAGAGAAAGAGGATCTACTGAAGTAGATGAGTTGCTTGATGACAGGGGACAAGCTAACAGCAGAGATGAAGGTAAAATTGCCCTTACTAACGAAATTGCCAAGCTGACCTCCGAACGTATGATTGGTGCGGCTATTGATGGGTTAGGCTTTGATGTGTCTTACTATACAACTGAGAAATTCTGGCCTGGATTTCTTAAGGAAAAGTGGATGAATGAGCGGTATGAGGATTTTCCTATACAGGTAAGTATAGATAGCTCACAGTTTCAGTTAGTTGGAGTGCCTATACACGTATCTTTTGTGTCTGAAGATGTAGTGAAAATTGAAGCACATGCAGAAGAAGTAAGAGCATTCAATTTTGAGACGCAGGAGTTTTCTGGTATCATACCTGAAATATCATTTTCTGAAGATGTAAAACTCGGGCAGAAAATAGAGTCTAAATATCTAACTATTACTGTAGATGCAGACCCTAATTCTTTAGTTAGCACAGAGGAGTATGATCTGGCTTTTAAAATAAATTCTACTAAGTCGCTTATAGACAGCTATAAATCTATGCTGGCAGTTACTCCGGTAGATGTTACTGATCAGAACTCGCGCGTTGTAAACCTGGCGATGGAAATTAATATACCCGCCAAAGGTGAAAAATTTATTAACTCTTTGATTGAGGCCTATGCTGGCAATGTGCTGAATACAAAAAATTCTAAAGGTGAAAACTCGCTGGAGTTTATAAACAAAAGACTAGCTGTAGTTACTGACTCACTCAAAGATGCGGAGCTTCAACTACAGAACTTTAAGTCTTCTTCAAACATACTGGATGTAGACTATGCAAAAAATAGCTTATATAATCGTTTAGATAGACTTGAGCAGGAAAAAGCTACAGTAGATGACCAGCTTTCTTACTACAGAAGTACTTTAAGATCACTTAACGATGATTCTCAAAGTGGGAAAATTGTCGCTCCTGCTGCGGTTGGAATTACAGACCCGTTCTTCAACAAACTGATCGACAACTATGTGCAATTAAGCAGCAGACTTCAGCAAATGAAGTATAATGCCACTGACTCTAACCCATTGGTAACTCAGCTAGAGCGTGATGTGGCTGATTTAAGACAAGCTATAAAAGACAATGTATCCGGTATAGTTTCTTCACTTTCTACAACACAGAGCAGGCTAAACAGAGAAATATATCAGCTAAGAGCAGATGCTAACACATTGCCTCAGAGTGAAAGACAGCTTTCTGTGATGGAGCGTAACTATGAATTTTACAAAGACAAGTATGACGCTTTAATGGAGAAAAAAGCTGAGGCGGAAATTATTCTGGCTACCAATACTACAAATGTTGAGACTATAGAGAGAGCAGAAGTACAGGGTAACGGACCAGTATGGCCTAAAACTCCTTTGTTCCTATTTGCAGCAGTAATTCTGGGGCTAAGCTTTCCTCTAGCTTTCATTGTAGTGTCAGATTATCTGGACAACCGTGTAAGCGATAAAGAAGAACTAGAGAACAAAACCAAAGTACCTTTATTGGGTATGATCGCGAACGGACCTAAGGATGCTGGATTAGTTCTTAAAAAATATCCTAACTCAGCTATAGCGGAATCATTTAAGTTTGTTAGAGTTAATCTGCAATACTTCCATCAGGATGTAAAAGATCAGGTAATTGGTATCACTTCTTCTATTAGTGGTGAAGGAAAAACATTCTGTTCTGCAAATATCGCTGCTACTTATGCTGATTCTGGTAAGCGTACTTTGTTAATATGCGGCGACCTGAGGAAGCCTAGAATTCAGGATTATTTTGACTTGAAAGGCCCCGGATTAACAGATTATTTACAGGAGTTCACTTCTCTGGATAATGTGATACAGCCTACCGAATTTAGAAATCTGGATGTTATTGCGCCCGGATCTCCACAAGACGACCCTACTAAATTGTTTGAGTCTGCGAATGCAGAAAGATTATTTGAGGAATTAAAAGGTCGTTACGATAAAATAATCGTGGAGACACCCCCAATCGGTTATGTAGCAGACTACTTTGTGTTAATCAAACATTTTGATATTAACCTTTTTGTGGTTCGCTATAAGTATACCAACAAAAACATACTGGTAGGCATTAATGACCTTTACAAGAACAATAAGATCAAGAATCTATACTTGTTGTTCAATGATGTTAAACATAGCGGTGAGTATGGCTATGGTTATCTCAGCAACGATAAAGGTTACTACACCAAGACCAAGAAGAAGGCACTTAAAAATCCTTTTGCTTAATAAAAAAGGGGAAGCCTAATATAACATGCGCTTTCCCTTTTTTTATGCGCTTAAAATAATATAACTATTCTAATATTTTTTAAGATTAATTAAGAGTAGAGTTTATAATGGCAGAATCCATATTTAATAAAGTCCTTTTCGTAGCTCCAAATTATAAGTATTGGAAAGGTGGAATATCTTCTGTTATTATGGGTTATAAAAAAGCAATTACAGATTTCAACTACGTTCCCAGTACAACATCATCTAATATTGTTATAACTACGATATCCTTTCCTTTTCTTTTGATAATTTTTACTTGGAAACTGTTAGCAAACAAGAACTATAAAATTGTGCACATACATGGTGCTTCAAAAGGAAGCTTTTTTCGTAAATATGTGTATTTCAAGCTTACTAGAATAATGGGTAGAAAAGTAGTCTACCATATGCATGGAGCTGGATTTCATCTTTTTTATAAAGATACTTCACCTTTTGTAAGGAAGCGAATTCAGTATATGATCAATAATGCTGATACACTTATTGTGTTGTCTAAATGGTGGCAGAACTTTTTTAACAGTGAGTTTAGACCAAAAAAGATTGAAATAGTACCAAACATAGTTGAGGCGCCAAGTGTAGTGAACCGTAGCTCTCATGTAAAGAATGAATATTTAAATCTTTTATTTCTAGGTAGAGTTGGTGATCGCAAAGGTATATTTGACTTGTTAAAAGTTTTTTCAACTGATGTGTCTTTTTTTAAGGCTCATTTTAAATTAAAGGTTGGAGGAGATGGTGATATTGATAGGTTAAAAAGTAATATAAGTGAGATGGGACTAAGTGAAATGGTAGAGTACATTGGCTTTGTGGAGGGTGAACAAAAAGCAAAAGCTATTCATAAGGCTGATATATATGTTTTGCCATCTTATAATGAGGGGCTGCCTATTTCTATTCTAGAAGCAATGGCATACTCAAAGGCAGTAATATCAACTACTGTAGGGGGTATACCAGAGATAATAGAAGATGGATATAATGGTAGTCTAATAGAGCCAGGTAATCTTGAGGCTTTAAAATCTGCTTTGCTACAGTTGTTAAATGACCCTTCTAAATTAAAACTGTATGGTGAACGTTCGTATAAAATTGTAAGTAAAAGACATTTTCCAGATGCAGTGCTTAGCTGTCTTTACCAACTTTATTCAAACATAGAGTAATGCCAATAATTACCGTTTTAATTTTTTATCTAGTGATTTTTGCATTTAACAAAGTACTCTATTACGATCAAATAATTATATGATGTCTTCATAATTACATGAAGATATAATTTTCAGATATTAACCAAGACCTAATTATACTAGTATTATTACAATGAAAAAAGTAATAGTGAGAAGCCGTAGAAATGTTTTTCGGCATGAAACAGACATACTTGTAACCCGATATGGTTTTCAGGATATTAATAATGGTGAGACATCTAAAGGGATCAAAACAAGAAAAGAACTTATTCTCTTCTTTTTGAGTGACATTCTTTTTGTGTTAAGAAACATCAAAAAAATATCAAATTCTGAAGTCATAATAGTCACAGGTTATAGTGCTTTAGTGATTAAGTTATTGATTAGACTTGGTATCATAAAGTACAAAAAGCTGTTGTGGTTCGGTTTTTTTATCCATTCAGATTCAGCTTATAAAGTATTTAAAGTGGTTTTACGCTTTTTAAGGCTTAAGCATGAAGTCATGGTGCTTAATTCTATCTATGAAATTCCTTTGTATGCTGAAAGACTTGGTATACCTGAAAAAAAATTAACTTGTTTTAAATTAGGGGACTGGAAGAAACCAGTAGAGTTGTTTGACGATGACTATGTTCCACCATTCAATGAGTATTGTTTTGCCGGAGGTTTTACGAATAGAAACTATTCTACTCTTATAGAAACTTTCAGGGGTTTAGATAAAAATCTAATAATAGTAGGTTCTCAACTAAATAGTGATCTGAAAGATCTAAGCAACCTTCCTTCAAATATCATTGTAAAGAAGGATATAGATAAACGTGAATTTGAATCTCTAGTCGTACACTCAGACATTTGTATACTCCCTATGAAGGATCCTGAAGCAGGTGCATCAGGACACATGGTTTTACTGGCATATATGCGTCACAAAAAAACTATTCTTGCCTCTAACTTCCCAGCGATCCGCGAATATCTAGAGCACAACAAATCTGGAATTCTTTATAATAACCCAGAAACAGAGATTCCTTCAATACTCAATAAAATTGATTCTGGCACTTACAACAAGAAAGTATTGGGCGAGCAAGCTTACTTAGATTATAAAGAAAACTTTACTGCAGATGCATTAGAAGCTAACCTTGTCAAAATCGTTGAAACTAATTTGTAAAAGTAATTGATGGAGTATAAGATATTAGTATTAACGCCAGATCTCAGAGTACCAGGAGGAGTTAGTAATTATTACGAAACACTTAAACTGGAAGAAGTTGCCGAAGTAGAGTACTTTTTTGTCAGCCCTGAAAAAGATGAATCTTTATATGGTGTGGTATGGCGGATGCTTACTAACTATATAGCGTTTATTAAATTGTTACGAAAAGGCAATATTAAGCTTGTACATATTAATCCTTCATTGAACTTAAAGTCTTTTATTAGAGATGGCCTATATGTAATTCTTTCTCACCTTCTACGAAAAAAAACTTTGGTGTTCTTTCATGGTTGGTCTGATGAGTTTGAATTAAGGATACATAATAAAAGCTATTTGAAGTTTTTCTTTAACCATTCTTTTAAAAGATGTAAGGACATTATTGTACTCAGTGACTCTTTTAGAAGAAAGCTTATAAGTTTGGGGTGTAGTGAGTCACACACAAAATTCTGGATTGAAACTACAGTTGCTGATACTTCATTTCTGGAAGGGTTTTCTTTAGAAGAAAAAATAACAACTTATAAAAAGCTAAATCATTGTAGGATTTTGTTTCTCTCCAGAATAGAAGAAACTAAAGGAGTTTTTATCACTATCAATGCTTTCAAAAAGCTCCAGGATGACTTACCGGATAAGTCTTTTGAACTTATTATTGCAGGTGATGGTAGTGCTTTAAATGATGCTAAAAAAGTAGTAGAAGAGCAGAGAGTTCCAAACGTTACTTTTACTGGTTATGTAAGAGGTGA
This window of the Porifericola rhodea genome carries:
- the purL gene encoding phosphoribosylformylglycinamidine synthase subunit PurL, with amino-acid sequence MRHHSLKIGKKLKEELTTVQTALDLGLLEEEFQKIKEILGRTPNFTELSIFAVMWSEHCSYKNSIVWLKKLPKSSDRMLAEAGEENAGLVDIGDGLACSFKIESHNHPSAIEPYQGAATGVGGINRDIFTMGARPIAQLNSLRFGDLSNAKTQWLLKGVVKGIGDYGNAFGIPTVGGELYFDSCYQVNPLVNAFSAGIVETDKTASAISYGAGNPVFIVGSATGKDGIHGAAFASKDISEDSLNDLPSVQVGDPFQEKLLLEASLEVIASGAVIGIQDMGAAGIICSTSEMSAKGEHGMNIWLDKVPLRQEGMLPFEILLSESQERMLIVVKKGKEQEVLDIFKKWDLNCAQIGEVTEDKSLKFYQGGELVADVPAHDLVLGGGAPVYHREYKEPAYYQEFKQFNPDSIPQPESYSEVAKFLLSHPNIASRQWVAEQYDSMIGTGTTTTNDPADAAVVRIKGTNKAISVTVDCNGRYVHADPEEGCAIAVAESARNIVCSGGEPVAITNCLNFGNPYNPEVYWQFVHAIMGMKKACEKFNTPVTGGNVSFYNQSNDGGAVFPTPVIGMLGLLDHYDKKMTMHFKNDNDQLYLIGKVNADLASSEYLYSYCKVKSSTVPYFNLDEEYQMQAAVKMLIEKGLIKSAHDISDGGLFITLAESALAGNKGFRINTDNSIRKDAYLFGEAQGRVVVSVSENNTQALEEALDAALVDFQHIGEVNGSDMIVDGEKFMNLHEAKQLHSNTLASFLS
- a CDS encoding polysaccharide biosynthesis/export family protein, which encodes MKKRNFTLRLGLILFALVLLAGCYSKKELVYLQDSEFNKEYPTSIKNRRPDYRVQVNDVLQIDVRNPDPTTTALFSKSSGNMVNGNVNPAYLYLSGYSVDDGGFISIPIVGKVKVDGLTVNEAETLVQTEIDKYLNNASVEVKLVSFKISVLGEVNNPGYHLIYNGQANILEALAMAGDITQFGSRDEVKLIRQTNDGSEVILLDLRDAGLMNSKYFFLLPNDVLYVEPSKEQVKRANLEPLGVVFSALTTLALFINAYVNLTQ
- a CDS encoding GumC family protein yields the protein MENIKRVNEGSADILPLLYKIKTKWYWFALSCLFFLAIAIVYSKFAEKRYAVQGSILFEARERGSTEVDELLDDRGQANSRDEGKIALTNEIAKLTSERMIGAAIDGLGFDVSYYTTEKFWPGFLKEKWMNERYEDFPIQVSIDSSQFQLVGVPIHVSFVSEDVVKIEAHAEEVRAFNFETQEFSGIIPEISFSEDVKLGQKIESKYLTITVDADPNSLVSTEEYDLAFKINSTKSLIDSYKSMLAVTPVDVTDQNSRVVNLAMEINIPAKGEKFINSLIEAYAGNVLNTKNSKGENSLEFINKRLAVVTDSLKDAELQLQNFKSSSNILDVDYAKNSLYNRLDRLEQEKATVDDQLSYYRSTLRSLNDDSQSGKIVAPAAVGITDPFFNKLIDNYVQLSSRLQQMKYNATDSNPLVTQLERDVADLRQAIKDNVSGIVSSLSTTQSRLNREIYQLRADANTLPQSERQLSVMERNYEFYKDKYDALMEKKAEAEIILATNTTNVETIERAEVQGNGPVWPKTPLFLFAAVILGLSFPLAFIVVSDYLDNRVSDKEELENKTKVPLLGMIANGPKDAGLVLKKYPNSAIAESFKFVRVNLQYFHQDVKDQVIGITSSISGEGKTFCSANIAATYADSGKRTLLICGDLRKPRIQDYFDLKGPGLTDYLQEFTSLDNVIQPTEFRNLDVIAPGSPQDDPTKLFESANAERLFEELKGRYDKIIVETPPIGYVADYFVLIKHFDINLFVVRYKYTNKNILVGINDLYKNNKIKNLYLLFNDVKHSGEYGYGYLSNDKGYYTKTKKKALKNPFA
- a CDS encoding glycosyltransferase family 4 protein, which encodes MAESIFNKVLFVAPNYKYWKGGISSVIMGYKKAITDFNYVPSTTSSNIVITTISFPFLLIIFTWKLLANKNYKIVHIHGASKGSFFRKYVYFKLTRIMGRKVVYHMHGAGFHLFYKDTSPFVRKRIQYMINNADTLIVLSKWWQNFFNSEFRPKKIEIVPNIVEAPSVVNRSSHVKNEYLNLLFLGRVGDRKGIFDLLKVFSTDVSFFKAHFKLKVGGDGDIDRLKSNISEMGLSEMVEYIGFVEGEQKAKAIHKADIYVLPSYNEGLPISILEAMAYSKAVISTTVGGIPEIIEDGYNGSLIEPGNLEALKSALLQLLNDPSKLKLYGERSYKIVSKRHFPDAVLSCLYQLYSNIE
- a CDS encoding glycosyltransferase; the protein is MKKVIVRSRRNVFRHETDILVTRYGFQDINNGETSKGIKTRKELILFFLSDILFVLRNIKKISNSEVIIVTGYSALVIKLLIRLGIIKYKKLLWFGFFIHSDSAYKVFKVVLRFLRLKHEVMVLNSIYEIPLYAERLGIPEKKLTCFKLGDWKKPVELFDDDYVPPFNEYCFAGGFTNRNYSTLIETFRGLDKNLIIVGSQLNSDLKDLSNLPSNIIVKKDIDKREFESLVVHSDICILPMKDPEAGASGHMVLLAYMRHKKTILASNFPAIREYLEHNKSGILYNNPETEIPSILNKIDSGTYNKKVLGEQAYLDYKENFTADALEANLVKIVETNL
- a CDS encoding glycosyltransferase family 4 protein, with translation MEYKILVLTPDLRVPGGVSNYYETLKLEEVAEVEYFFVSPEKDESLYGVVWRMLTNYIAFIKLLRKGNIKLVHINPSLNLKSFIRDGLYVILSHLLRKKTLVFFHGWSDEFELRIHNKSYLKFFFNHSFKRCKDIIVLSDSFRRKLISLGCSESHTKFWIETTVADTSFLEGFSLEEKITTYKKLNHCRILFLSRIEETKGVFITINAFKKLQDDLPDKSFELIIAGDGSALNDAKKVVEEQRVPNVTFTGYVRGEGKGIELHKAHIFLFPTYYGEGMPTNILEGMLYGMPIVSRYNAGIADSVGDGENGFLTESKEPSVFTDMLKKIVQNPELYERMVRINHKKALENFASENVRERILKIYQTIIER